A window of Echeneis naucrates chromosome 13, fEcheNa1.1, whole genome shotgun sequence contains these coding sequences:
- the grk7b gene encoding rhodopsin kinase grk7-b, producing MGDRLVLDTLVANTAYLKAQQVDRDELRQQRLTLTLPKPKTSTLQEAAGKTYESLCEQQPIGQKLFQQFLMTSNPQYAAAAEFLEELSDWSLAEGEAKEKARQSILNKFFRTKSRSFLSYLTGEETNRYKNLSDENFDDVTMDQSREATRDFLMGKPFSEYLKSPFFYCFLQWKEYEKQQITDKYFYEFRPLGKGGFGEVCVVQVKHTGQMYACKKLNKKHLKKKGGERFALLEKQILEKVNSLFIVTLAYTYANKTDLCLVMDLMNGGDLKFHIYELGERGLRMERVIYYVAQITTGILHLHSMDIVYRDMKPENILLDGKGQCRLSDLGLAIELPKGKMICQKAGTTGYMAPEILRQEHYRTSVDWWALGCSIYEMVAARLPFKDFREKVHNGEVTRRTIEDDCKFEHKNFDAPSKSIISHFLKKRVENRLGCRGDPRNHVFFKNINFHRLEAGLVEPPWVPNSNVVYAKDMNKLMHYSKAEDIELDDKDEKFYSEFSTGAVSIPWQKEMIHSGVFDQLNDPKLNGHNCETVWKSRMCIIL from the exons ATGGGTGACCGGCTGGTACTGGACACCCTGGTGGCTAACACAGCCTACCTCAAGGCGCAGCAAGTAGATCGAGATGAGCTGAGACAGCAGAGGCTCACATTAACGCTGCCAAAACCAAAGACCTCTACTCTGCAGGAAGCTGCTGGGAAGACCTATGAGTCCCTGTGTGAGCAGCAGCCTATCGGGCAGAAATTGTTCCAGCAGTTTCTCATGACTTCGAACCCGCAGTATGCGGCTGCTGCTGAGTTCCTGGAGGAGCTGAGTGATTGGAGCCTTGCTGAAGGTGAAGCCAAAGAGAAGGCCAGGCAGAGCATCCTCAATAAGTTCTTTCGTACTAAGTCCAGGAGTTTTCTCTCGTACCTCACAGGCGAGGAGACTAATAGATATAAGAATTTGTCAGATGAGAATTTTGATGATGTTACAATGGATCAGTCAAGAGAAGCCACGAGGGACTTCCTGATGGGAAAACCTTTCTCTGAGTACCTGAAAAGcccatttttttattgtttcttgcAATGGAAGGAGTATGAGAAGCAGCAGATCACTGACAAATACTTTTATGAGTTTAGGCCTTTGGGGAAAGGTGGTTTTGGAGAG gtgtgtgttgtACAGGTGAAACACACGGGTCAAATGTATGCCTGCAAGAAACTGAACAAGAAGCATTTGAAGAAGAAAGGCGGTGAGAGGTTTGCTCTCCTGGAGAAGCAGATCCTGGAAAAGGTCAACAGCCTTTTTATTGTGACCTTGGCTTACACCTACGCCAACAAGACCGACCTGTGCCTGGTCATGGACCTTATGAATGGAGGAGACCTGAAGTTTCATATCTATGAGCTCGGGGAGCGGGGTCTTCGTATGGAGCGTGTCATTTACTATGTGGCCCAGATCACCACCGGTATCCTCCACCTGCACTCTATGGATATAGTGTACCGGGATATGAAGCCTGAGAACATACTGCTGGACGGGAAAGGACAGTGCCGACTGTCAGACCTGGGATTGGCCATAGAGCTGCCAAAGGGCAAAATGATTTGCCAAAAG GCTGGTACGACAGGTTACATGGCTCCTGAAATCCTGAGGCAGGAGCATTACCGCACTTCTGTGGACTGGTGGGCTCTAGGCTGCAGCATCTATGAGATGGTCGCTGCCCGTTTGCCCTTCAAAGACTTCAGAGAAAAGGTGCACAATGGCGAAGTCACTCGTCGAACTATAGAGGACGACTGCAAGTTTGAGCACAAAAACTTTGATGCTCCCTCTAAAAGCATCATCAGCCACTTTCTTAAGAAAAGAGTGGAGAATCGCCTTGGGTGTCG CGGTGACCCAAGAAACCACGTGTTTTTCAAGAATATCAATTTCCACCGTTTGGAGGCCGGACTGGTGGAGCCTCCCTGGGTGCCAAACTCCAACGTGGTCTACGCCAAggacatgaacaaactgatgcaCTACTCCAAGGCTGAGGACATTGAACTTGATGATAAGGATGAGAAGTTTTACAGTGAGTTCAGCACAGGCGCTGTCTCCATCCCTTGGCAGAAGGAAATGATTCACAGCGGAGTGTTTGATCAGCTAAATGACCCGAAACTGAACGGACACAACTGTGAGACTGTTTGGAAATCCAGGATGTGCATCATCCTGTAG